Proteins encoded in a region of the Solanum dulcamara chromosome 9, daSolDulc1.2, whole genome shotgun sequence genome:
- the LOC129904301 gene encoding demethylepipodophyllotoxin synthase-like has translation MKILLLLMLTPLSNLHAWLCSAGGSDTVVGTLTWTLSLLLNNPHVMEKAQEELDIQVGRNTLVLDESHIRNLARPGRPAECLASCAGSETRRVSLWRFIFKPLVKNHYVCIHLPTALSVPHVAMEDCTIGGYNILKGTRVLLNLRKIQRDPTI, from the exons ATGAAGATCTTGCTGCTTTTGATGCTGACACCATTATCAAATCTACATGCTTG GCTTTGTTCGGCAGGAGGATCTGACACTGTAGTTGGAACACTAACATGGACTCTGTCTTTGTTACTCAACAACCCTCATGTAATGGAAAAGGCCCAAGAAGAATTAGACATTCAAGTTGGAAGAAATACACTAGTTCTTGACGAGTCACATATAAGGAACTTAGCCAGGCCGGGACGTCCGGCAGAATGCTTGGCCTCCTGCGCTGGAAGCGAGACCCGAAGGGTGAGCTTATGGCGATTTATCTTCAAACCATTAGTAAAGAATCATTACGTTTGTATCCACCTACCTACAGCACTCTCAGTCCCTCATGTAGCCATGGAAGATTGCACTATTGGTGGCTATAATATCCTAAAAGGTACTCGAGTACTACTCAACTTGCGGAAGATTCAACGGGATCCGACCATTTGA
- the LOC129902396 gene encoding flavonoid-6-hydroxylase-like, with amino-acid sequence MNLILNRDNKDFHGFDADDITKATCMAPQTAGTDTTMVTLIWTLSLLLNNYEALKRAQDELDTHVGKNSRVQESDIKNLIYLQAIVKESLRLYHELTEDCVVSGYDIPIGTRLLVNIWKLHYDPKIWPNPHEFKPERFLTTHKDFDVRGNHFDLIPFSSGRRMCPGVSLALQVVQYVLTILLQGFEIERPSDDLIDMSASFGLTILKASRLEVHLTPRLDSNLYYV; translated from the exons ATGAATCTAATATTGAACAGAGATA ACAAAgattttcatggatttgatgctGATGACATTACCAAAGCTACTTGTATG GCTCCGCAAACGGCAGGTACGGATACCACAATGGTAACTCTAATATGGACTTTATCTTTACTCCTAAATAACTACGAAGCATTAAAAAGGGCCCAAGATGAACTAGACACTCATGTTGGCAAGAATAGCCGGGTCCAAGAATCGGACATCAAGAACTTGATTTATCTTCAAGCTATTGTTAAAGAATCATTACGCTTATATCATGAGTTGACTGAGGATTGTGTTGTTAGTGGCTACGATATACCAATAGGGACTCGCTTGTTAGTGAACATTTGGAAGTTACATTACGATCCTAAAATATGGCCAAATCCGCATGAATTTAAGCCGGAAAGATTTTTGACGACTCATAAGGATTTCGATGTAAGAGGGAATCATTTTGACTTGATTCCGTTTAGTAGTGGAAGAAGAATGTGCCCTGGAGTTTCGTTGGCCCTTCAAGTTGTGCAGTATGTGTTGACTATTTTGCTGCAAGGGTTTGAAATTGAGAGACCTTCAGATGATCTAATTGATATGAGTGCGAGCTTTGGATTGACAATTCTCAAAGCTTCTCGACTCGAAGTTCACCTTACTCCACGCTTGGATTCTAATCTTTATTACGTATAA
- the LOC129904499 gene encoding cytochrome P450 82A3-like: MDFFLAITYATTVIIFLYFIYMLLEGIFSNKKGNVNNRTPPKVAGAWPVIGHLHLFSGSNQPHKTFGLMADKYGPIFTVKFGVHQVLVVNDSKIAQDCLTTNDKALASRPKSLAVELLAYNYAVFGLGPYGPYWRELKKIVVLELLSNHRVQMFRHIREFQVKTTIKTTYEKWSKEKMNDSSNFVKIEMKEWFENLTMTIIVRMLFGKELEVQDGKRARKAMTNFFKLLGAFVVADYIPSLRCLDIGGYEKEMKENAKEIDYILEKWLVEHKKKTSCGEKKCEDEKDFMDIMLSLFEDAMDEDLAAFDADTIIKSTCLSMLAGGSDTIVVSLTWTLSLLLNNPQVMEKAQEELDIQVGRNTLVDESHINNLVFLQAITKESLRLYPPGPLLAPHESLEDCTIGGYNIPKGTRVLFNLWKIQRDSIIWSEPDLFKPERFLTTHKDLDVKGNHFELIPFGAGRRICPGISSTLVLLHLTLANLLHSFKITRPSDEPIDMTASFATKATPLEVLVAPRLSLDLYY; the protein is encoded by the exons ATGGATTTCTTTCTTGCCATTACTTATGCTACTAcagttattatttttctctacTTCATTTACATGCTTTTGGAGGGGATTTTCAGTAATAAAAAAGGCAATGTTAACAACAGAACGCCCCCAAAAGTTGCTGGTGCGTGGCCTGTCATTGGCCATCTTCACCTCTTCAGTGGATCTAATCAGCCTCACAAAACTTTTGGGCTCATGGCAGACAAATATGGGCCAATTTTCACAGTAAAATTTGGAGTCCATCAAGTTTTGGTGGTGAACGATAGTAAGATAGCCCAAGATTGCTTAACCACTAACGACAAGGCCTTGGCGAGCCGACCTAAGTCGTTGGCAGTAGAGCTGTTGGCCTACAACTATGCTGTTTTTGGGCTTGGCCCATACGGACCGTATTGGCGAGAACTGAAAAAAATAGTCGTACTCGAATTACTCTCCAATCATCGCGTACAAATGTTTAGACACATTCGAGAATTCCAAGTGAAAACAACTATCAAAACAACGTACGAAAAGTGGTCGAAGGAAAAGATGAACGATTCTTCAAATTTCGTCAAAATAGAAATGAAAGAGTGGTTTGAGAACTTGACTATGACCATTATTGTACGAATGCTTTTCGGAAAAGAACTTGAGGTACAAGATGGAAAGAGAGCAAGAAAAGCAATGACAAACTTTTTCAAGTTACTTGGTGCATTTGTTGTAGCTGATTATATACCATCACTAAGATGCTTAGATATAGGAGGATATGAGAAGGAAATGAAGGAGAATGCCAAGGAAATAGAttatattcttgaaaaatggcTAGTGGAACATAAGAAAAAGACAAGTTGTGGAGAAAAGAAATGTGAGGATGAGAAAGATTTTATGGATATAATGTTGTCCCTTTTTGAAGATGCTATGGATGAAGATCTTGCTGCTTTTGATGCTGACACCATTATCAAATCTACATGCTTG TCTATGTTAGCAGGAGGATCTGACACCATAGTTGTATCACTAACATGGACTCTGTCTTTGTTACTCAACAACCCTCAAGTAATGGAAAAGGCCCAAGAAGAACTGGACATTCAAGTTGGAAGAAATACACTTGTTGACGAGTCACATATAAATAACTTGGTCTTTCTTCAAGCCATTACTAAAGAATCGTTACGTTTATATCCACCTGGACCACTCTTAGCCCCTCATGAATCCTTGGAAGATTGCACCATTGGTGGCTATAATATCCCAAAAGGTACTCGAGTACTATTCAACTTGTGGAAGATTCAACGGGATTCGATCATTTGGTCAGAACCTGATTTATTCAAGCCAGAGAGGTTCTTGACAACTCATAAAGATTTAGATGTTAAAGGAAATCATTTTGAATTGATTCCATTTGGTGCCGGAAGAAGGATTTGCCCTGGAATTTCCTCAACACTTGTGTTATTGCACTTAACTTTAGCTAACCTGCTACATTCATTTAAAATTACAAGGCCATCTGATGAACCAATTGACATGACTGCGAGTTTTGCGACGAAAGCTACACCACTCGAGGTTCTTGTTGCTCCAAGATTATCCCTAGATTTGTACTACTAA